The following DNA comes from Vigna radiata var. radiata cultivar VC1973A chromosome 4, Vradiata_ver6, whole genome shotgun sequence.
GATACTGAGACAcaagagaagagaaaatcagttcagttgtttttgtttgttttctcttctctctgtAAAACGCACGTTTAACCCTTCCTTCCTTCTTCTCCCTCTCCACACACAACTGCGTTGCACTCTCTCTTTTACATATGCcgctttttattttattttattttattattttcgtgtactgtttttattaaaaaaaataaagtattatacctaaaataagtaaataatattagGAAAATACTCTTTAAAATGCTatgtttaatgattatttaagactagttaaatataatatattagaaaGCATAACGGTGCAGAAGAAGTGCGTTTGAAACGTAATTTTATCCGTTGCAACTTTTGTGACAGATACGATTTCAAAGACACTCATAATATATTTCTAACATGAAACTGCGAGTTGAAAGTCTGATCTCACTCACATCCATGACCATCACGTGAAGTGAGTTAAAGggattaatgattaattaaattatttaaatttctattgttttttttaaaaaaaaaaaatagaatactgGGTTTGCATGCAAGTGGCAGTTTGTGCTTCAAACTAGCTAATTGAACGTAAGTTagcaaataatatataaataaagcatAAGCTAACTGAACCTAATccaattaattaagttttcttttggTCCTAATTAGTTTGGTTTGGAGGGTACATTAATCACAAAAAGCTCATTGGGTCACGTCAATTTATCAAACCAAACTTTTTATTacttctaaaagaaaatcacGTGGGTACGCCAGGTTTAATGAATTCCCCTGTttcagaattttaaaataatgaaaggaGAAACATTAACAcgaatcattctctttttctttttcttttttttttctcttgaattgaattatatttCCTCCAAATTTTGATAGACAGgaagaaaacataaacataatgaACTTTATTCATTTGTTAATAATGTGGGAGAAAAAGTAACTTCGTTGTATAGTTATTTTCTGTCTTTCGGACGCATACTCTCTTGTTCTCATTCATTCAACCAATAGAAGAACACAAAACATACACAGTCTTAGGTAGATCATTCAGTTTTTGCTTTCAACAAAACTTTCAGGAACATAAAATCTatctatatatgtatttattgtatggaaaaacttatatatatatatatatatatatatatatatatatatatatatatatttattaggtaCATGATTTTGTGTTGAAGTATGCTATTTAATTGAAAGATTtttcacataaataatatttataaaccttgtattatcataatataaaagccCGTATTACCGCATTGATAACAgtcaaaatcatttaatatatacGTTTTAAATAAGAACactaatattttgacaattttttttaataattttttgataacataacatgtgtcatcattttattggtctgtttgaatttatgtttgaaaatatatttgaaatttgaccaatcataaactattATGTATGcgttataaaaaatagttgttaaaaaaactttttcttttgaataaataaaaacagttcttttaccttttataatttttcacacaaataatcaatatatagtATATGGATATATAATTCGAATTAGTATGATTAAGAAGCTGAATACACCCAAGTAGTTGTTATACTAAATTCAATGTTAAAAGTGTTGTCACACGATCCGAGTTCAAgtcatcaattattttaatttaaaattcttacaAGTTCTGTTGTTACATAATCTTGGAAGATTAACATtgaatatttacaaaattaaggcCGAATGGGAATTCGGTCCctcaataatttatgttttcaatgttaaaaatcataaatctaACACAATTATTTCTTATAGATAGTAAGGCCAATGAATAGGATTTACTGCCATtcatgagttaaaaaaaaacaaaagattttttaaattcgtATAAATATACTTAtagatatcttaaaaatatttttttttcatatgagaatgattgtataattcaattaaaacaagaGCTTAAGTAATTTTCTGTGCCGagtatataatatttacataatacactgataattttatagaaaaaaaaaacattaaacattttagaAACCAAACAAATGATGTGGTCAAAGTTTCCACGAAGCATAATGAAATGAGtgatgaaaatttgaaatttgcaCGACAGCAATTTCAAAAGCTTAAAAgctaaaaaagtttataatattacCGAAATTACTTTTTTCTTGAATGTGCTAAAACTTGGTGAGAACATTAGACAGCATCATGTGTGTGTAAAGCTGGGGTCGACCATAGTGCTCTTCTAGTTTTTGAAAACAGAAGTCACATTCACATGGGATGTTGCCAAACATGGCCCGGCCATGATGGAAGCTCCTTTGAAAAAGTGTCTTCAAAACTTTCGCtaccaacatatatatatatatatatatatatatatatatatatatatatataacaattaatggaaTAATGAAAAAGCTCGTAaactcattttatatatatgtttaacaTAGATGAGATAATGAATTTTGATTACTaatctttattataatattattatacaaaGTAACTGACTTGAGCGTGAGTTTATCTTACTGACACCCTTTTACACGGTTAAgacaaaaagaagagagaaaataatataatatagaaggTGGAACAGACATCTTTAAATGCTTTGAGTAAGGGATCTCAAGGAATCATTTATAGAAGTATATTGTTCTATATGTATTAATTCACTgttatatataatgaattttgcATGCTAAACTCAAATAAAAACCAATGCACACGTCCTAAGGATTCTTCATTATCATGCAATATGAAAACCAGTAATTTACACAATCTCTTTTTGTATATTAATTAGACAGAAATGGTTGACTCGATTAGATTCCATTTTTGAGATATTGAACTTTAAGTACAAAGACTTGGAGAAATCATTGTCCGTTTCAAAAAAGATTTCTGAGAATCCATAGATAGGTATCGGCAAAAGTAGACTTTAAGAGAATATTAGAGGAATTATTGTTTCTTTATTacaaagtttcttctcttcatatatACGTGCCTTTAGATTCGACAGTAATCGTTGTTATAAAGTTGGTATTCTTTAGAAATTAACGTTGTTGACGTGGATGAAGGTTTTGTGAAACAATTTTACTgcaaaggaaaaaataattttaacaacactttttttaacaacacatatgtattaatttatgatttgtctgtttttaatatttttaagaggTTGGTCCACGCGCATGCATCTTCCAAGTTGTAGCCACTTTACGTGCGGGCGAATTTAACACGCAAGTACTCACTTTTTTTGTTTGCTTCACTTTTCCAAGACTAACCAGCATGCATGCTCTATCaatcttttcttgtttctttcatgTTATCATCTTCCTAAACAAAaagtttatgtttaattaatccATATTTAAGTAAGTAAATCTTATATACTATTTCACGTTTAAGACTCTTCAGttatgaatattaattaatgatattataCCAAATCATATGTTTCCATTCTTGTATTCAAATGTTTACCCCATTTTCAGAGTTTATTTCTTCAACCCGAATCACAGATTCTTAATAGTTTAGTCATTCTAAATTTAATCTGATTCGAATCCGTGATGAGTCGATTGATTCGCAGGTTGTGATCATTTTGACGATTCTGAGGTTtgctttttatttcaaaatatattgaaataaggATTATTGTGGTCTAGATTTCTCAACCAAAAGGAGAAGGCTACTGATTTTGTTTTGGATGCTTGCATTGCAGTCTACGTGAACACATTTTTCTTGCTCCATACTCGTATGTCGTATTATAATTGCTATTGTGCTAAAGTATAATATAGGCCTGCACCAACAAAGTTAGAaagttgaattttcttttttgaaatatataataaatttgggataattatttaagagatagattttgtgaaatttacatttatttatatattattaaatttgttttagttttagtggatatgaaatttttaatatacacCCTTAcaccaaaacatattttaaatgaaaaattaaatataatgataatttaatacTAAGTGATActataaattcaaaaattaataatagattTCGGATGATTCttattatactatatatatatatatatatatatatatatatatatatatatatatatatatatatatatatatatatattaaaaagtaaattttaaatctaaatcaaTTTTTCTAGCTCCTAAAATTTACATTCACCTAAGTATAAATTTACTTATTTGCTTTATCTTTAaatatgtgaaataaaaaaaaattattaattaatattcatttttcactcaaataaaaaattgaaaggtATTAGCTTTTTTCAATGCTTGAAGTCGTAAGTGGTGAGCACATCGATCTTGTTCTTGCATACTCGTATGTCTTCTTTCTTGTGTGGCTTAAAGTGTATAGGCCGGCACcactacatttaaaataaatatatataatacaaaccCTACccttttatatgattaaaagaAATGTTGAATCAAAGGTCATGGGACCATTACCATCTTCCAAAAGCTCACTtgttaattatgattataaCTGAATGGTTATTATTATGATGATCCATTTCAAATGCTAATTTACTATGTATATGATTAGCTTCTAATTAAGGCGTGGGGGTGTATATCAGATATATCAATTGTTTTCTCTTGACAGctcatatatgtatatatcaaataattacaaccatgttataattatgttataGCAGGATAAAAATTCTGATTACCAATTCATGATGTTTGTAATTTTGTgctactttattattataagtttacTATATTATTATGGTGCTCCTTTAAACCATTATTTGTATACAAGGTATTTTAATTCTATCGtcataaataattagaaaatgtttgaaaaatgaagttttataTTTGTGTGTAGTTGCATGGGATCTCTTAAcataagaaatgaattttaagtatgatttagttatataaaattattttgtaaggtgaagtttgcatttatttatatattgtgaattggttttatctttagttaatgtgaaacttccaacacTTCCTAGTCGAGATATATACATATCAAAAAACTAAACATTAATAGATGATTTGATAGGACTTAATAAACCCAACAAACAATCTATCTCTCAATAGCATATGACACCAtagactaaacaaataataaacatCATTAGGATAAACTCTAATCAaaaactctgataccatatatattaagaagtgaactttaaccTAACTTAGCCTTATAAAATGAGTTTGTAAAATAATGTTTGTatcaacttatatattataaattaactttatttataattaatatgaaacttTCAACTATTACATGGTTAATTATAGTAAACGAACTctaaaaacatcatttttatCTAACTAGTAACAGCGGCAAAGATAACGTGAGAGGTAGCAAAGGTAACAAGAACGATGACAGCGACAATGGTGCGGGAGGTGGCAACTATGACATGTGTGTTCTAAGAGGTATAGACAGAAATCTAACACGAAGATAAAGGTGTTGGGTGTGAACAGGTGTAGAAGAAACACAGGAGGGGAAAAAGTGGAGAAAGAGAAACTAGAGGAAAAAGTGTTTTATACTCTGTGATGAAAAATTAGAGTAAACACGGATTTAggtttaattcaaataaaattaaaaacttcttttatttgaaaatttttaaaagattaatttcaagataaaaaaactcaatcaatacaaaaattaagtCTATTTGTAATTGaacatatttaaaatcaaaatttaagtaTGTTACCAAATTAACATACATATgaacttttatttacaaaaatactatCGCATATTTACGCATATTTATTAAGTCTGCTGTTGTGAAAGCAAACTTAAATTGGAAGacttaaaaatctattttatactaatattatatatatatatatatataaatttattattattattattaattttctaatttattaattgtgaaaacaaatatgtataaaattattattattattaatttccaaatttaaaaaattaaagtattaatcTTGTAACATTGAGATGAATCTAAATAATATCTAGACATTCATGTTTAATTCTCCTGTATTCATCATTTTCAATAGGCTGCTTGTATAGCCATTTTCATTAACACATTAAATAACCTTGACTGTAATAGTACCATGGAATTGTTTATTGAGCTAGACCTATCAATGATCTCAGAAAGTACATAAAGAATCCAAATCTTGATGGTCACAAATGTAAGGAAATTTTGAATTCAAGGACTGATAATGAGATTATCTCAGCTTAAAAAACAGACTGTAATGTTGTCTTGATAAACTTCAATTAGGGACGACTAATAGAGGGATAAGGTAATTGATTTCTACTTGGAAAATCctaaattaaaacacacttATAGAACCTATGTtcataaagaataaaaactcaTACAGATACTATTCACAAAGCATGATATTTCAGaccctattattattataacatttattatttataacttttatttagaAACACCATATATGTAAATGCCatcatctaaaaaaaaaatgcataccTTTGTTTGTTAGTTGTATGCtatatatacacatagggtGTGGATTATTAATCGGATACCAACCCCTACCAAACAATGTTGTTTATATTTTCCCATATTTTTCGATATTGCAAGTTGGTTTTAACATAATCTATTTTGGTTGGCGACAAGACAACTTTTTAGGTCGTGAAAAAGACTAATTGATAACATATATTATGTCACACACCACCATGGCAGTGACCACAAGCTTTTATGAGTtgtcaaatattaattattttgaatacgAAAGGAAGCTTTAAATAacaacatataaattaataacttCCATTAAACGTTCTACACTTTGGTCGCTTTCAATGATCTCTCACTTCAACTACAACACTCTACCAACGAAGTTATGTACTACACACAGGTCAAATCCACCTCATTacatctttaaaatttataaataataattgtttgagaacatttttttgacaacatttttacataatttatgtGTCATTATATGATTGGTACATGATAATGTTcatgattaatattattaattgtagagtaatttttgaccaattagaaaataacacgtaaataatattaaaatattgtcagaaaaatgttgtcaaatttatttacttcttttgttgGTTAATAAAccatttcaaataatttgaaaaattaatcacagattaattttgtaaaacaaGCTAATTTAACTGTAGGATATTCTAAACTTACTGCCaactttgttttaattaaaagtgaAGGCACCTGGAGGAATATATGGAATCACTGTAAAAATCAGTCTTTCAATATACAAAGAATACGAAAATAATATaggataataattttttgaataattgaaacttatttaatttgGATTGTTAACGGTCTACTGTAAAACTCAATATTTATGATGGATTAACATATAATTTACCATAAATGTTTGAATTTGATGTTAAATTCTTAACAATTCGACCTAAAACTTTAGGTCTtattcacttgagtggatttgagagagagtaattgagaggatttgatgataaatttttttgttatttatttgaatagatttggagataagtgaaagtagatttggaagtaaaattttttaatctgtcatataaattaaatcctacattaattctcacaaattttacttcaaaatgtactctcacttaccttcaaatctattcaaataaacaacaaaaaaaattatcttcaaatcttctcaattactctcccctAAATCCATTCAAGCATGGCCTTAGGTTTcaggttttttattttgtgatttttttttttttatttcttccctttttccttcatgtttctttctttagcTCAGCAATGATGATAAGATGGTGTTGTTGCATAAATGTTTGTGAATGTTGTAAAGGTCATTTTCATGGTCTGAATCAGTAATTGTGAGTGTTTTGTGATGAtgggtgtttttttttctattatattggAGTTTTGTAAGTTTAAATACGTCATTAATGATGTGAGTATTAATTATATCGTGATTGTTTTTAGATCTTAATTATGAACATATATAAACATCTTTTTATagttttgtgttttaatttgcTTAGAATGTAAATTGTTTTTGGGCTTAAAGTGGAATTCCGCGGAGTAGCCATGTTCTTAAATACTATAAAGCATGTTATAAAGTGAGAATGAACAGTCATTGAAAGTAACACTATCCAGTCCTTATCCTATTTTGATCTGAACGCGAACTTACAGGAATTACATAacttaataaaaactaaaaggcataaagttatgaaatatataaaatgttgcACTTTCAGTTGtaataaacaaagtaaaattataCATGCATATGGGGACCatttcttttccaaaacaattgtttacatattattaattaatagaattatatttttattttttaaagttttttatttgaaaagtataaaattttatatttttaatgataatttacttttataatatatttattatattttattgaaaaatgaatAATGGTTATTTAATGCGTTGGTCGATCGTAGGGGTTAAGCATAAGCAGAGAGTGGGACACGTTAGAAGGCTCATCGTCGATGGAATGAGcttttagaatataatttaataagaaattagGTACAGAAAGTGATGTTTCACTGAAAAAGACTTTATTTACTCTCTAAATAATACCATATCACAGATATATGCTCTCAATTATCAAcaactttttaaaaactttatcttTCAAACTAACAAAATATAACTTATTACTTAGAAAGAATTTGCTTTTCGAAGTCTTATTCTAAAAGTTCTAGAGAAAGCTTGTTCTGAGAAATCTTCGGAATATATTATCTAACAGTCAGTTTTAATGAGGGTATAGTAGTCATTTTGTAAGTTGAGAGCTGGGAAAAGAAATTATGGGGTGCAGAAAGTTAGGGTAGTATACCCAATTCTTGCTCATAAAGTCCGTACTCATGCAATTGTTCCAAAGACCCTGGCCCATACGTAAGAGAAGAGAAATGTACATTAAATACATGATAGACATGCAATCCCCAACAGTAAAACATGCATTTAGTGCGACATCCTAAACACAACTAACTCCAAGAATAAGGTTTTTCATTTGCGCCGAACTGTAATTGGACTTCTAACGTTGTGTTTTCCATTCGTCCAAAGCAATTCcccaaaattataatttcccCTCTTAGTTCCACTTGTAGACTGTACAACAACCCTGAATGTCTTCTTTTCACCAATTTTCGTGAAAGTCAGGGAATTGGGTACAACAACTATGGTGTATCCATGTAATTGAGCTTTTGCAAAATATGTGCTTGGTGGCCCAACATTGGTGATGGTGCGAGTAACAGTTACGGCTTTTAACCCCAGATTTGGCAATGTGATTGAAGGGTAGTTCAAGTCTGTTATGCTGTGACTGCCTGAACAAATGAATCTTTTGTTGAAATTGAGTGCCGAAATGAGTTCTTGGTCGTATCCGGAAGCACATAGGAAGTTCAAGTAATCGACGAGGCTTAGATCATAAACAAGTCCGGGATCTATTGCAGAGTTTGGTTGCACATGTCCTGAACCATAAGCAAAAGGGTTTGCCAATTTTTTATCAAACGCATCCCTTATTGTTCTGTTGGTGTTATCTCTTGTGCTTGCTGCAAGGACATTTTTCAGGTAAGTTAGGCATTTCCAAAAGAAAATGGTATATGCATATTTTAGAATGTCTCGTTGACAAGTTTTGAATACACACTTAACCAAAAGTGCGTAACACGTTGGTATAATAGGACAAAGTTTGTACACAGAAAGAGAATACCTGTTGTCATAATTGCTGACTTAATAGCAGCTGGACTCCAATCAGGATGAAGTGTTTTGATTAGTCCAGCAATGCCAGCAACATGAGGGCAAGACATGGAAGTTCCTTGCATTACATTGAATGGAAACCCTCTACGTGTGTCTGAAGGCAAGTTAGAAGCACTTGCAAATAGTGAATACGAAGCAAGTATGTTCACACCAGGAGCAGTTACATCGGGCTAAATCAACatgattttaaacaaaaacatgtCTTATCAAACAGTCAAGAGTGTTACAAGAAGTGTACAGTAGACATAGTTGATACTAAATATTTCAATGCTAGTGTGCACCTTGAGTATTGATGGCTGAATCTTATTGGGTCCCCTTGATGAGAATGAAGCCATAACTGGAGCTGGCTTTCTTCCTAGCAATGTTCTTGCTGAAGACACCCTTATTGTCGTATTCGAGTTTATCGTGTCGTCCCtgaaatataaacatatatgatTAACGTTAGTATagccattataaaaaaatgttaaggtTACTAGAAAGGTATGAGAAATTATTAGGTAGTTCGAAATGACTATTTTCAATTCACAAAAAGGAATCATAACACTTTATTATATGCATGCTATGCGAAGATTAGTGGTCATGATGAGGGCATCTGATAGATTGTGAAAGGATATATATCAGTACGTGGCACTTATGAGAAAACCAGGCTTTGTTACTAGATGGTCTGGAGGGTAGGTGACAGTGGACAAAACATGAGGCTCGGCTAGAAGTGTGTTCCCATTTTGCTTTTGATTGCCCAAAATCATTCCACTGGCTCCTGCAGATAGAGCTTCATTACCCTCAGcaactgattttatttttccctcTCGAATGCATGACACTATTTTGCCATTTACTTTTCTAGGATCCAGTGTCCCAGCCTTACAAAGTTGACTGCAACAAAATacacatgaaaataaattaaaagccATTCAATTCACAAGGTTTGAAATAGATATGCTTTTGAGATGACTTGTACTCACGCGTCTCGATTTGTGACATTGGGAAATTTAGCATCAGTAGCGAGGATCAGAGAAAAAGACTGGTTAGGTGGTATGTTTACAAAAAGACTGGCTCCCTGGTAGTATAATATAAAGTTAATTATGCCCATCAATATAATAACACTAATTAGTCATGTCGTTGAAATCATCGGTTAACAATAATAACGATAATTACCGTAATTTGCTGATTGTTTCCAAAAGTTAAGGTACTGCTGAAGTCCCTATCTAGTGTGCTAGCTGCAATTGTGAATAGCCAAGGAGCCACGTTGATAACAGTTCCAGGTGTTGGTCCATCGTTCCC
Coding sequences within:
- the LOC106758788 gene encoding subtilisin-like protease Glyma18g48580 produces the protein MKRMSGSIFYLHLLLSSFVIFTLLLNAVHASKKCYIVYLGAHSHGPNPSSLDLETATHSHYDLLGSILGSHEKAKEAIIYSYNKHINGFAAALEEKEAAYITKNPNVVSVFLSKEHKLHTTRSWEFLGLQRNGINSAWQRGRFGENTIIGNIDTGVWPESKSFTDRGLGPVPAKWRGGNVCQIRGSNKVPCNRKLIGARFFNKAYEAFNGQLPRSQQTARDFVGHGTHTLSTAGGNFVGGASVFGNGNGTAKGGSPRARVAAYKACWSLTDAASCFGADVLAAIDQAISDGVDIISVSVGGRTSLSAEEIFTDEVSIGAFHALVKNILVVASAGNDGPTPGTVINVAPWLFTIAASTLDRDFSSTLTFGNNQQITGASLFVNIPPNQSFSLILATDAKFPNVTNRDAQLCKAGTLDPRKVNGKIVSCIREGKIKSVAEGNEALSAGASGMILGNQKQNGNTLLAEPHVLSTVTYPPDHLVTKPGFLISATDDTINSNTTIRVSSARTLLGRKPAPVMASFSSRGPNKIQPSILKPDVTAPGVNILASYSLFASASNLPSDTRRGFPFNVMQGTSMSCPHVAGIAGLIKTLHPDWSPAAIKSAIMTTASTRDNTNRTIRDAFDKKLANPFAYGSGHVQPNSAIDPGLVYDLSLVDYLNFLCASGYDQELISALNFNKRFICSGSHSITDLNYPSITLPNLGLKAVTVTRTITNVGPPSTYFAKAQLHGYTIVVVPNSLTFTKIGEKKTFRVVVQSTSGTKRGNYNFGELLWTNGKHNVRSPITVRRK